The Humulus lupulus chromosome 3, drHumLupu1.1, whole genome shotgun sequence genome window below encodes:
- the LOC133822011 gene encoding uncharacterized protein LOC133822011 — protein sequence MYQLFQTNNGYLCSTLRNHFRILKICSPISQFHDVSENHGLNPKLDFVLGEIKEIQSSKPVTGVTQSESDSDDARILTKEENVSFEILHPWPEWVDLMECLLKRGYFEGDGNPFRNGQVGHRESKFIRTACLNFARDHFNLIRFLSRKNIQAISRCGCPSLDRKVVNSGKRLRAYVGVDEGDTCSSCNLRGDCERAYVKAREDEGGRTVDVMRFLLTYGLDPIAGTVENMPCLNKMVKESVRALLKEMVEYSTRSMNSNIRKPKSLEKFVLVEDPKIPEDKGRIHVPMKQGDWLCPTCNFLNFAKNIKCLRCDGLFEEKLKQLRENQDNLPLKKGDWICDKCNFLNFARNTKCLQCKEKPPMRQLNQGEWECPSCNYINFRRNMVCLKCDHRRQKAVNSSESYAKSNLENVRYSNSRLTNVEVYNADNSIQTSVQRSGLCRNNSANVWRFVEEENEECTYPKSKNEASGFVDFPIAGGKSDLSRSAEKRERWKSEMLERSKGTFKAKDDDDDDNGDELRPACLERRSEFPYSADDEEMAEWFGPGKLERKGTIHGHEKIQD from the exons ATGTACCAGCTTTTTCAGACCAACAATGGCTATCTTTGCTCTACTCTCAGAAACCACTTCAGAATCTTGAAAATTTGCTCACCCATTTCGCAGTTTCACGATGTTAGCGAAAACCATGGTCTGAATCCCAAGCTTGATTTCGTATTGGGAGAAATTAAAGAGATTCAGTCGTCAAAACCCGTCACCGGCGTTACCCAATCGGAGTCGGACTCTGATGACGCTCGAATCCTTACAAAGGAGGAAAATGTTTCTTTCGAGATTTTGCACCCGTGGCCGGAGTGGGTGGATTTGATGGAGTGCTTATTGAAGAGAGGTTACTTCGAAGGGGACGGAAACCCATTTCGAAATGGTCAAGTGGGTCACAGAGAATCCAAATTTATTCGGACTGCGTGCCTTAATTTCGCCCGCGATCATTTTAATCTCATAAG GTTCTTATCTAGGAAAAATATCCAGGCCATTTCTAGATGTGGATGCCCAAGTTTAGATAGAAAAGTTGTCAACTCAGGGAAGCGTTTGAGGGCATACGTGGGCGTTGACGAAGGAGAT ACTTGCAGCTCCTGCAATTTGAGGGGAGACTGTGAGAGGGCTTATGTGAAGGCTCGTGAAGATGAAGGTGGGCGGACAGTGGATGTTATGCGTTTCTTATTGACATATGGGCTTGATCCCATTGCCGGGACGGTGGAAAACATGCCATGTCTAAACAAAATGGTCAAAGAATCAGTAAGAGCACTACTCAAAGAGATGGTAGAATATAGCACGAGGAGTATGAATTCCAATATCCGGAAGCCAAAGTCATTAGAAAAGTTTGTACTAGTGGAAGATCCGAAAATTCCAGAAGATAAAGGTCGCATACATGTCCCAATGAAGCAAGGCGACTGGCTGTGTCCCAC GTGCAATTTTCTAAACTTTGCCAAAAATATCAAGTGCCTTCGCTGTGATGGTTTATTTGAAGAAAAACTGAAGCAACTCAGGGAGAATCAGGATAATCTTCCATTGAAGAAGGGAGACTGGATCTGTGACAA ATGTAATTTCTTGAATTTCGCGAGGAACACAAAATGCTTGCAATGCAAAGAGAAGCCTCCAATGCGGCAGCTTAATCAAGGGGAATGGGAATGTCCATC GTGCAACTATATCAACTTCAGAAGAAACATGGTGTGCTTAAAATGTGACCATAGAAGACAGAAGGCAGTGAATTCCTCAGAAAGTTATGCTAAAAGTAACCTTGAAAATGTACGCTACAGTAATAGTAGATTGACGAATGTTGAAGTTTACAATGCTGATAATAGTATTCAGACTTCTGTACAACGAAGTGGATTATGTCGAAACAATAGTGCAAACGTGTGGAGATTTGTGGAAGAAGAGAATGAAGAATGTACTTATCCTAAGTCAAAGAATGAGGCTTCTGGTTTTGTTGATTTTCCTATTGCCGGAGGTAAGAGCGATTTGTCTCGAAGTgcagaaaagagagagagatggaAATCAGAGATGCTAGAGAGAAGCAAAGGTACATTTAAAGCCAAAGACGATGATGACGATGACAATGGTGATGAGTTAAGACCGGCCTGTCTTGAGAGAAGGTCAGAGTTTCCATACTCTGCTGATGATGAGGAGATGGCTGAATGGTTCGGCCCTGGAAAGTTGGAAAGAAAAGGGACTATTCATGGACATGAGAAAATTCAAGATTGA